The sequence TCAATGATAAACCCTAAAAGTTTGCACTATTGTGGTCATTCTTTCCTTCATCATTTTCTAGACTTAATTAAGCACCCAAAACTATGTAACTTTATTAACCTTACAGATGCCCAGGTGCTAATAGAAAAAGATAATATAGACTTACTTATTCATGATAATAATAATTTTATGATCATAGAAAATAAGTTGAATGCGGAGGATGGAAAGCATCAAATTTCTCGTTATATCACCGCGGTTAAAGAAAAATTTAATATTCCTGATAGCGAGATGAGTGCTAGAATTTCGGTCATCTATTTATCAAAAAAAAATACTGTTCCACAACCTCAAAGCTACAAGGGTTTTAAGTTAGAAAAAGATATTTTGGTATGGCAAAAGACTAACGTGGATTTACACAAATGCAATCTTTCATTATCAGGAAAAGTGGAAATTCCCTTCTATCATTATCCCTACTTTTCAACGGTTTCTCCCGCTAAAAAAGGGATCGATGCCTGGGTTGCTAATTGCTGTGCCTCTTGTAATAAAACGAATGTCAAAAATGCTTTTATTGAATATCAGCTAATCATTAGCAAAATAAATAAAAACAAACCGTGGAAAAAAATTATGACCCTATCTGACTACAGCTTAAATTTACCTCTAGACGAAGAAAAAGAAATGTATGATTTTATGGTGGAAGCAAATACCAACTTAGTGAATTTTATAAGCCGTAAAATAAATAAAAGTATCACCGAGTCTTTGGAAAAATATAAATATGAAATTGACAGCAGTATTACCACATTAAAGCATGGTGATATTACTGATATTGCACTAAACGAATTTACTAGCACTCACATTAGTAATTGGATTAATAAAACTGGTCAAAAAAGTGATTGGAAAAACGTGGGCTTTGTAGCAAAGAGTAAATATAGCGATAACAGGGTGTATTTTTTATTAGCCGATTGGCACATATATTTGGCTAAATGGGATAGCCAACCATATAAATGGGATGAAACTAATCGGATTTCTATAGGTCAATATAGAGAAAAAATAATGTCTGAGCCTAAGGGGTTATACGACCGGCTTGATAAAGTGGATAGTGAGTTAAGAGTGCTATGTAAGTAGAGTTTTGTGGCTTAATTCTAACCACAACTATCGATAAAACTAATTAGTTGACCACTACTGTAGTGGTTATTGTGGTTCATTGAAATTGGCCTCCTAACTGGAGTTTTTTGATCTTAGAATACAAATCGCTACAGGGACAAAAGCGAGTGTGCAGTCGTGATATGACAAATCACTCCCATTCCTTACATGAGTAAATGTATGGCAAACTGTCATGAATAAAATATGCATTAGTAGTTGCACTAACTAACTTCTGGGCAAATTCGGCTTAGCGCTATTGCACCAATCCACAGTAGGCCATAAGAGTGTTAAGTTATTGTACTAACCGATGGTGATACTTATTATATGCTGTAGCTGAAGTGAAGACATCGAACGCCCTCCCCTATTCAACTCATAAAATAACACCGTCATTACTAACTATATCGACAACTTAAAAATAATGGCGCTGTATTTTATTTCTTATTTTCGATTATTATCGCTATCGTTGAGCTTAATTATGCAAGGCGTATTATACTTTTGTAATCATCAGTTATATGAATCAAGTGGCCCTCTCTTGTGTTCTATTTTATGTAGCAAAATACAAGCTCTGAGCCTTCCAATTATTTAACCTTAAAATATATGGAGCATGATGTGAACAATAATATATTTAGCATAATCGTATTAGCACTTAGCCTTAGTTCCGCTGGTATCTCAGTGAGTCAGGCGAACGATAACATGAAAAATAATCATGGTGACATGATGTACGGCGGTATGATGCATGGAGGCGGAGGCATGATGCACGGCGGCATGATGTACTCTCAATTAAACCTGACAAAAGCACAGCAGCAACAAATTCAATCAATTATGACAACGGCAATGGAGGAAAAGTCAGGAGGGAAAAGCATGATAACAAGTATGCAAACTCATATGACAGAATCTCAATCACTAATAAACAGTGCAACGTTTGACGAATCTAAAGCACGTGAAATGATAACCAAACATCAGGCGTCTATGGTTGATGTTCGATTAAATATGTTAAAAACTCGCCATCAAGTATTTCAAGTATTAACTGAGCCTCAGAAAGAACAATTTAATGCTTTAATGACACAGCGTAGCACGATGATGCAGCAATATATGTCAGGCATACCGCAGTAGCAATGTAATACAAAATTTTCTTAATAACGAATACAGAACTATAACTACATGGGGCAGTAAACTAAGAAAGAATTAACTAATAAATAAGCGAATATTGTTCGATAAGACATTGATTTAAAATAAGAACATCTGAAACACGAAAAGCTGTAGTTTGAAGCATAAATTGTCACAATAAAATTTGTAGACAGCTTATGCTTCATTTAGTGTAGTAAACTCACTAACTACTAGCAGGCATATAGTTTACGAAAAACAAAAAGATTAATAAAGTGAACCACTAGACGGATATTTTTGTTTTAAATTTTAACCGATACGGGGGCGGGAATAATAAATGCTCGCACTTTAGTTAACCAATAGCCATATGGCGCACCTAATACCAGTAGTGCAGCGGTCTGGGTGAACGCCGCTTTGACGATACTGGATATATCCATCCCAATTACCCATAAAATACCGATGTAAAGCGGGAGCTGAAACGTAATATAGGCAAGGATATCACCGATTATTTTCGCGCCTTTACCGGGTATTTTCTTATCCGTTTGAACTATTATGTTATCTCGATAAATACCATACATACGTCCCGTCAATATATTGATGGGTTGACACAGTATGCGCGATTGAATCGATTGTTGTACTGTCATTCCTACGATAGCAATTTCGATAAACATGCCGGTAATAATGGTAAATGACATAAGCGCGAGCGTATCTGCCAGCCAAAGTCGGTTAATTTTCATTGAATGTTAATACCTTTTAAACGCACACTTCGTTAGCCCCAAAAATGGAGTCGTTATGAATTTTTATGTAAAAGTTGCAGTGGAGATTGCAATGAGAAGCGCAGCAAGGTATTAATCGTAAAAAATGGAAATACAACGGCCGCCAAATAAAGCGGTGAGAGTGTTAAACAATGTTAAGTTTAGGGGCGTAAATATAGCGGTTTGCACTGAGTTAACCTAAATAGAATGAGCGGTTGCTTATACACATATTATAATAATCTTTCATACTGCAAATCAACACAAATTCAGCATTAAATCATGTTTAAAATCAAGAAAGTAGGTTGTACTTCTAATCCCGCCCCCCCCTAAAACTAAACCCGATTCAGTAGCCAAAATTAGTTCACCACTTCATTATTTTTTTCAAGATAAAAAATTAATAAATCTGCATGGTTGATGTCCGATTAAATATGTTAAAAACTCGCCATCAAGTATTAACTGAACCTCAAAAAGAACAATTTAATGCTCTAATGACACAGCGTAGCGCGATGATGCAGCAATATATATCAGGCATACCGCTGTAGTAATGTAATACAAAACTGGATTAATAACGGATACAGGACTATAACTACAAAGAGCAGTGTAACTAAGATAGGTGGTATGAAGATTATTCGGTAAGAGATTGATTTGAAAAGCAGAACGTCAGAAACGCGAAAAGCACAACACTTTTGAAGGATACCCTACAAGCCTCACTCCGGCACTTGAATCATCTGCTGCGGTTGCTTCCTTCCGGACCTGGCCGAGTTCACAGAGTATCAATGCGGAGGGACCCATAAGGCACCCATCAAACGTGTTGTGCTTGACAACGAGTGAATTATTAACTATTCACCGATTCTTTGCAACCGTTTATAGTAGTTTTATTCACTATAAACATCGTTTGCACACTATCCAACCAAGTCGATCGATTCCAGCGCAATTAAATAGCTTGTCGGCTAAGGTACTGAGATGTAAACATAGTCGCTGGTACTGGTTTACCATACAGATAACCCTGACCATAATCACAACCTTCATCAACAATAAACTGATGTTGCTCTGGCGTTTCTACACCTTCTGCCACAACTTGCAAATTAAGCTTCTTCGCCATGGCTATAATCGCGCGCGCTAATTCTTTATTTTGCTCACATTCCATTAAATTCATAATGAAGCTGCGATCTATCTTCAAGGTATCAAACGAATACTTCTGCAAATAGCTTAATGACGAATAACCCGTACCAAAGTCATCTAACGAAATACTCACACCAAGCTTCTTCAAGCCAGCAAGCGATTTAGTCACCTTCTGCTCGTCTTGTAGTAATACACCTTCAGTGATTTCAAGCTCTAACGAACTACCCGGTAACTGATAATAAGCCAATAGCTGAGCGACCCGAGACACTAAATTGTCATCACGGAGCTGTACAGGCGATATATTCACAGCAATACAAAAGTCATCACCAAAGCTGTTACGCCACTGCGCAGCCTGTTTCATTGCCGTACGTAATACAAAATTACCTAATGCTAAGATCTGACCATTCTGCTCAGCTAAATTAATAAAGCGATCAGGAGCGACCGCGCCTAATATTGGGTTATGCCAACGGATTAATGCTTCTGCACCTAATACCTGCTGAGTTTTAACACATATCATCGGCTGGTAATGTACCGACATTTCTTGCTTATCCAGTGCTTCAGCTAAATGCG is a genomic window of Moritella sp. Urea-trap-13 containing:
- a CDS encoding PD-(D/E)XK nuclease family protein, with the protein product MTDTARNKRWQKSLTTYSMFNEKRQELKGLGVNDYSLINSLLKINDEVRLHTRFIYSMINPKSLHYCGHSFLHHFLDLIKHPKLCNFINLTDAQVLIEKDNIDLLIHDNNNFMIIENKLNAEDGKHQISRYITAVKEKFNIPDSEMSARISVIYLSKKNTVPQPQSYKGFKLEKDILVWQKTNVDLHKCNLSLSGKVEIPFYHYPYFSTVSPAKKGIDAWVANCCASCNKTNVKNAFIEYQLIISKINKNKPWKKIMTLSDYSLNLPLDEEKEMYDFMVEANTNLVNFISRKINKSITESLEKYKYEIDSSITTLKHGDITDIALNEFTSTHISNWINKTGQKSDWKNVGFVAKSKYSDNRVYFLLADWHIYLAKWDSQPYKWDETNRISIGQYREKIMSEPKGLYDRLDKVDSELRVLCK
- a CDS encoding Spy/CpxP family protein refolding chaperone, whose protein sequence is MNNNIFSIIVLALSLSSAGISVSQANDNMKNNHGDMMYGGMMHGGGGMMHGGMMYSQLNLTKAQQQQIQSIMTTAMEEKSGGKSMITSMQTHMTESQSLINSATFDESKAREMITKHQASMVDVRLNMLKTRHQVFQVLTEPQKEQFNALMTQRSTMMQQYMSGIPQ
- the alaE gene encoding L-alanine exporter AlaE produces the protein MKINRLWLADTLALMSFTIITGMFIEIAIVGMTVQQSIQSRILCQPINILTGRMYGIYRDNIIVQTDKKIPGKGAKIIGDILAYITFQLPLYIGILWVIGMDISSIVKAAFTQTAALLVLGAPYGYWLTKVRAFIIPAPVSVKI